In a genomic window of candidate division WOR-3 bacterium:
- a CDS encoding S8 family serine peptidase produces the protein MIKTIMTTLLLLLAFGFGMISPELERHLSTAAADQKLPVHIVLKNQYDTRLLFSQVDGLSRRERRVRVAEILGEFARREQSSILSYLEEKEQQGLVRDIRSIWIVNAVACEATPAVIRELSQRADVHYVNYDLAWCPDLLEKPGAPAEPQYDATWGVRKIRAPEVWAQGYTGQGVVCGHIDTGCDYTHPDLADHMWEDPNYPYHGWNFESNNNNPMDQNGHGTHTAGTVASDGTSGTQCGVAPDARIMVCRVRTVADSVAESQCWQAMQFVVSPPLSPANGADLYTMSLGWMLSWNPHQATWRQVADNVNAAGVIQIVAAGNERSLTPPNSCRCPGNVPPPWWNPQNTGTGTLSGIISIGATDSTDAIASFSSRGPVTWGTVAPYNDYVYPPGLTKPDVSAPGVAVISCRVGGGYTSMDGTSMATPHTAGTVCLMLSKNPNLTPAVVDSILEVTAVDLGPGGKDNDFGAGRIDALAAVNYITGSGGPMLVLRTIAIHDSPPGGNNNGRVDPGEQARLRITLRNSGGAACNNTSGILRAYDSRLTVTDSLATWGNIPSGEERTNTTDPLAVSALSTIPPGTTIPCTLFVSGDSADYATKFRISLIIGEPPIPGQLLMTHDTGYCKLTVSCQGSIGYDIPDGSGSGFCYPKTSATALYYGSFAVGNSPSYVADHHYGNPASGTPNTDLRPVDSLRPVTPPVYGDEHFRGSYSDAGHPTPKGLKITQNTYMSAQPGYDDFVVMVFDIQNQGSNPVNGLYAGIFADFDIGSSSTTNTLFSDTVRRFTYMRQSTTANPTVGVKILAPQSFANLSGVDHAIYVYPDSAMTDNMKFRFLNGTIVQRNSNRAYDWSVLVSSGPFDLPVGQTYRFAVAFVGGADETSARANADSAQSWFDRNVAISELASAPAPLNSPLSIIPNPFTRNLTIRLNLPAAGPVRLTVHDISGRTVGSIYEGTAQPGTNEFRWSAKGLTPGVYFIRLQTPGMNTTERAILVR, from the coding sequence ATGATAAAAACCATCATGACAACTCTACTTCTGCTCCTTGCCTTCGGCTTCGGGATGATCAGTCCGGAGCTGGAGCGGCATCTGAGCACCGCGGCGGCTGACCAGAAGCTGCCGGTTCACATCGTTCTGAAAAACCAGTATGACACCCGGCTGCTTTTCTCGCAGGTTGACGGTCTGAGCCGGCGGGAGCGCCGGGTGCGGGTGGCAGAGATTCTCGGCGAGTTTGCCCGAAGGGAGCAGTCCTCCATCCTGAGCTATCTCGAGGAGAAGGAGCAACAGGGCCTGGTCCGGGACATCCGCTCGATCTGGATTGTCAATGCGGTTGCCTGCGAGGCGACGCCGGCGGTGATCCGGGAGCTTTCGCAGCGGGCAGATGTCCACTATGTCAACTATGATCTTGCCTGGTGTCCGGACCTGCTCGAGAAGCCGGGTGCGCCCGCAGAGCCGCAGTATGATGCGACCTGGGGTGTGCGCAAGATAAGGGCGCCTGAGGTCTGGGCACAGGGCTACACCGGGCAGGGTGTGGTCTGCGGGCACATTGATACCGGCTGTGACTACACCCATCCCGACCTGGCAGACCACATGTGGGAGGACCCCAACTACCCCTATCACGGCTGGAACTTCGAGAGCAACAACAACAACCCGATGGATCAGAACGGGCATGGCACCCATACGGCAGGCACGGTTGCCAGTGATGGCACCTCGGGCACCCAGTGCGGGGTGGCGCCGGATGCCCGGATCATGGTCTGCCGGGTGCGGACGGTAGCGGACTCGGTGGCGGAGAGCCAGTGCTGGCAGGCGATGCAGTTTGTGGTCTCGCCCCCGCTCTCACCGGCCAACGGTGCGGACCTCTACACGATGTCCTTGGGCTGGATGCTTTCCTGGAACCCGCACCAGGCGACCTGGCGGCAGGTGGCGGACAATGTCAATGCGGCGGGTGTGATCCAGATTGTGGCGGCGGGCAACGAGCGCAGTCTCACTCCGCCCAACTCCTGCCGCTGTCCGGGTAATGTGCCGCCGCCCTGGTGGAACCCGCAGAACACCGGCACCGGCACCCTCTCCGGGATCATCTCGATCGGTGCGACCGACTCAACCGATGCGATCGCCTCCTTCTCCAGCCGGGGTCCGGTCACTTGGGGCACGGTTGCGCCCTATAACGACTATGTCTATCCGCCCGGACTGACCAAGCCGGATGTGAGTGCGCCCGGGGTGGCGGTCATCTCCTGCCGGGTTGGCGGCGGTTACACCAGCATGGACGGCACCTCAATGGCGACCCCGCACACTGCGGGCACGGTCTGCCTGATGCTCTCCAAGAACCCCAACCTGACCCCGGCGGTGGTGGACTCAATCCTTGAGGTGACCGCGGTGGACTTGGGACCTGGCGGCAAGGACAATGACTTCGGTGCGGGCAGAATTGATGCGCTGGCAGCGGTCAACTACATCACCGGCTCGGGCGGTCCGATGCTGGTCCTGCGCACGATTGCGATTCACGACTCGCCGCCTGGTGGCAACAACAACGGCCGGGTTGACCCGGGTGAACAGGCGCGGCTGCGCATCACCCTGCGCAACTCCGGTGGTGCTGCCTGCAACAACACCAGCGGCATTCTGCGTGCCTATGACAGCCGGCTGACGGTCACCGACTCGCTTGCCACCTGGGGCAACATCCCGTCGGGCGAGGAGCGGACCAACACCACCGACCCGCTGGCAGTCTCAGCCCTGAGCACCATTCCGCCCGGCACCACCATCCCCTGCACCCTGTTTGTCTCCGGCGACAGCGCCGACTATGCAACGAAGTTCAGAATCAGCCTCATCATTGGTGAACCGCCGATTCCGGGTCAGCTGCTCATGACCCATGACACCGGCTACTGCAAACTGACCGTCTCCTGTCAGGGCTCAATCGGTTATGACATCCCGGACGGCTCCGGCTCCGGCTTCTGTTATCCCAAAACCTCAGCGACCGCCCTTTATTACGGCAGCTTTGCAGTTGGCAACTCGCCCTCCTATGTAGCAGATCACCACTACGGCAATCCTGCATCCGGAACCCCCAACACCGACCTCCGGCCGGTTGACAGTCTGCGTCCGGTCACACCGCCGGTCTATGGTGATGAACATTTCCGCGGCTCCTATTCCGATGCGGGACATCCGACACCCAAAGGCTTGAAGATCACCCAGAACACCTATATGAGCGCCCAGCCCGGCTACGACGACTTTGTGGTCATGGTCTTTGACATCCAGAACCAGGGCTCAAACCCGGTCAACGGTCTTTATGCCGGCATCTTCGCCGACTTTGACATCGGCTCCTCCTCCACCACCAACACCCTGTTCTCCGACACGGTCCGCCGCTTCACCTACATGCGCCAGTCCACCACCGCCAACCCGACCGTCGGTGTCAAGATTCTCGCGCCCCAGTCCTTTGCCAACCTCTCTGGAGTTGACCATGCGATCTATGTCTATCCGGACTCGGCAATGACCGACAATATGAAATTCCGCTTCCTCAACGGCACGATTGTCCAGCGCAACTCCAACCGGGCTTATGACTGGTCAGTGCTGGTCTCCAGCGGTCCGTTTGATCTGCCGGTCGGTCAGACCTACCGGTTTGCGGTTGCCTTTGTCGGTGGTGCGGACGAGACCTCGGCGCGGGCAAATGCGGACAGCGCCCAGTCCTGGTTTGACCGGAATGTGGCAATTTCCGAACTGGCATCTGCACCGGCACCGCTCAACTCCCCCCTCTCCATCATCCCCAACCCCTTCACCCGCAACCTGACGATCCGGCTCAACCTGCCTGCTGCCGGACCGGTCCGGCTGACGGTCCACGACATCTCCGGCAGAACGGTAGGCTCAATCTACGAAGGCACCGCGCAACCGGGCACAAATGAATTCCGCTGGTCCGCAAAAGGACTTACCCCTGGTGTCTACTTCATCCGGCTCCAGACACCGGGAATGAACACAACCGAACGGGCAATACTCGTCCGTTAG
- the cutA gene encoding divalent-cation tolerance protein CutA, with the protein MRYLQVFVSVPDRRTASRISRMLLAERLAACVQILGPIVSSYWWQGKIEQSREWLLVIKTDRAHYPLLERRVREMHPYQVPEIIAMVISAGYQPYLKWLSAELIPDKSKFPGRRI; encoded by the coding sequence GTGAGGTATCTGCAGGTCTTTGTCTCGGTACCGGACCGAAGAACCGCCAGCCGGATCAGCCGGATGCTGCTGGCGGAACGGCTGGCAGCCTGTGTACAGATTTTAGGTCCGATTGTCAGCAGTTACTGGTGGCAGGGGAAGATCGAGCAGAGCCGGGAGTGGCTTTTGGTGATTAAAACGGACCGGGCGCATTACCCCCTTCTTGAGAGGCGGGTCCGGGAGATGCATCCGTATCAGGTCCCCGAGATCATTGCAATGGTCATCAGTGCCGGGTATCAGCCATATCTGAAGTGGCTGAGTGCGGAATTAATCCCGGACAAAAGTAAATTTCCGGGCAGGAGGATTTGA